A segment of the Aureliella helgolandensis genome:
GCCGCCTCAGACTGCAGCGAACTGTTTTAGAAACTCACTGCGATAGGCTGCTTCTTCCTTGGGAAACGCTCGGTCGAAAAACTCAATGCTCCCGGCCCCTTTTTGGAACCGCTGCTTCTCAAACACGGGCATATCGATTCCAGTGAGGGTTCGCACTCCTGACGACACGACCTCCCCCTTCAGACGATACAGCTTTTCATGCTGCCAGTCGGTCAATTCGATGAACGGAATTCCCTCAGCAACTTGAATCACCTTGGGTAGGGCATAGGGACTAAAGCCTTGGAAACCACACACATTCGCCGGAGCAAACGTTCGCACATGCCCTCGGCTTTGTCCGCCGCTGAAAACTAGGGAATGCTTAATGGCCGAGACGCCCCATCCCTCTTGGTACAACATTTGATTATTCAATACGCTGCGTATCGTCAACTCGGGGTTTTCTTCGATCGGGTAATCCTTCAGGTTTTCATCACCACCATCTCCATCAACCAGCCAAGTCCACTCGGGATACCGATTCCGAATCTCTTGGCACAGGGCGAGTCCCATGGTGGCAGCTTGAATATCTAAAGGCTTGTAATCTTCAACGACCCCTATCGCCTTCCGCCAATCCACGGCCGCTGCAGGCACTTCGATCACTTCCAACAGCATCTCAAGCTGCAACGGCTTGAGAAAGGCCAGAGCTTGTTGCGCATCAGTACTAAGCTTTCCACTGCCATCGGTATCGACCGATAGGGTAAATGCTTTGAGGCGCGCGGGACTCTGTCCCCGCTGGAGGAGCAAGTGATATAGCACAAGCACGAGACTGCCACTATCGATGCCACCCGAGAATAGAACCCCTATCGGTTGCTGTTCATCAATTGCATCTAGCCAACGGCTGCACTCTTCGGCGAGTGCTCCAATATATTGTTGGCCGATCGTTTCAATATTGGCCGGCAAGCACTCGCGTTGTGGATCAAAAAATCGCTTGAGCTGTGGATTGGGATCCGGACATCCAACCAATTCGAGTTCGAGAATGTGATGGGCTGGCACCATGCGTGTGTAGGAGGGATGGAACTGATTCGCGAGCCCCTCAGCTTTGAGAGCCGCGACAATCTGGTCGATTCGCTCTGCGATAATGAGGCAGGGCCCCGCGGCGCGTTTCGCCAGGAAGTACCGTAGAGGTCGTCCAATCGACCGCGCGAGCCGAACCTTCTTGCCCTCACGCGCAACGATACAAAACTGACCATCAATTTCGCCCACGCGCTCCGCGTCGCCTGACAGCACGCGAGCGTGAGCCTCTTCGTAGCTCATGTTCAGCAGGATATTGTGGCTGGGATCAACAAAATCAACCACGCGTTCGATCGTCTGAGGTGCGTTCATACTGGTAGGATTCGGTCAATGAATAGCAGGTTACAAGTGCAAGGGAACCAAGAACTGTTGTTCGTGCGATTGCTTTTGCAGCATCGTCTCGCGCCAAGGAACCGCTTGTTGATTCTCCAGACACTTGCGAATCGCCTCTTTTGCAGATTGCACGCTCTTACTCAATGCATCGCGCATGGTCGGTCCGTCCATAGACTCCAGTTCTAAGTTTGCAATTCTAGCACGAAAGCCCCCCGTGTCGGCCACTGCTACAAAAATCGTCAGGTTGTACACGGGAACAGCCGGCCGAGCTCCGTCGGGGCTCTGCGGTAGTGAGTGCTTATTCATCAAGAACCTGCCATTATTTTTTGCCGATTGCGTGAACTTCGAATCCGATTTGCGCTAGTTTGGAATGGTTTAGAATATTGCGACCATCGAAGACAAAAGCGGGCTGATGCATCCCCTGATAGACGCGATCGAAGTCGAGCGTTTTGAACTCATCCCATTCGGTAAGGACCGCAATCGCATGCGCCTCTTCAGCCGCTTCGTAACTCGTCGTCGCCACGTGCACGTTTTTTTCGATGAGCTCCCGTTCCGAGTTCGATAAGCTATCTCCGTTCGTCCGCATAACGATCTCCAAATCCTCCAGAATCCTCGCCTTTGAGACGCGAGGGTCGTAGATGTGCAACTGTGCCCGTTCGCGAAGTAGATCTCGGCAGACATAGATGGCTGCCGACTCTCGGGTGTCATTCGTATCCTTCTTGAACGCCCAGCCCCAAATCGCAATCCGCTTGCTCGACACGGTATTGAACATTGTCTTGACGATAGATTCTGCAAATCGTCGTTTCTGATAGTCGTTCATAACTACCACTTGCTCCCAGTACTCAGCGACTTCCTGCAAGCCGAAATGAGAACACAAGTAGACGAGGTTCAAGATATCTTTTTGAAAACAACTGCCGCCAAACCCAACAGAAGCCTTTAGGAATTTCGGGCCAATGCGAGAATCGGTACCGATTGCCTTGGCAACTTCGTCCACGTCTGCTCCAGTGGCTTCACACAACGCACTCATCGCGTTGATTGAGGAGACGCGTTGAGCCAGAAACGCGTTGGCGGTCAATTTTGAGAGTTCACTACTCCACAGATTGGTGGTAAGGATTCTCTCGCTAGGCACCCAGTTGCCGTAGATATCGGCTAGGGTTTGAATCGCCTCAGCAGACTCACCACCAATGAGCACTCGATCGGGATTGAGCAGATCATTTACGGCGGTGCCTTCCGCCAAAAACTCGGGATTGCTCAAGACATCAAAGGTAGCTTCTGTAGCCACCGAGCTAAGAATCCGCTTTACCGCTTCGGCAGTCCGCACAGGCAACGTCGACTTCTCAACCACAATCGTATGCCCCTGGGCAACGCGACCAATTTGTCGAGCACATTTCTCGACGAATTCCAGGTTGGCAGCGCGTCCCGCTCCAATTCCATACGTTTTTGTGGGTGTGTTGACTGAGATAAAAACGATGTCTGCTTCTGCAATCGCAGTTTCCACGTCGGTTGAAAACGTCAGATTTCGACCACGGGCCTCTTGAACGACAGCATCTAGCCCCGGTTCGTAGATCGGCAGCTCACTCGAATTCCAAGCAGCTATCCGGTCTGCGTTGAGATCCACTACATGCACCGAAATCTCAGGGCATTTCATCGCGATCATGGCCATCGTGGGGCCACCGACATAACCGGCACCGATACAGCAAATCTTCATTGGAGCAACAACACTTCAAGTATCAAAGGGGCAAAATTTTACGACCATCAGACTTCACCCCACCAGTGTAGTCAACGCTCTCCAAAAATCAGTGCGGTGCTCTTAAGGGGGGCTTCAAAGACGAGTCCCGTGCGGAATCACAACGAAAAATCGGATTGCAAGACCTCGCCATAAGCTCGTTCCTCCGCCTGCACCGCGGACGATAAACTGTCTTCAGCATTATCGCGAACCTAAGTACACGTTGGTTTCCGCACTAGGAAGCCTGAAATCCGGAATTGTGCAATTCCCGTTTAGCAAGGTTCAAGTCGTGTTCGACCATGATGCGTGCCAATTCTTGAAGATCAGTCTTAGGCGTCCAGCCCAATTTCTCTTTGGCTTTGCTTGCATCCCCCAACAATAAATCGACCTCTGCGGGTCGGAAATATCGCGGATCAATCTCCACATACTCGTTCCAATCGAGGTCGAGCTGTCCAAAGACCAAATCAAGAAAATCTCGGATCGTATAGGTCGCTCCCGTCGCAATCACAAAATCTTCGGGCGCGTCCTGCTGCAACATGAGCCACATCGCTTCCACATAGTCCTTGGCGAAGCCCCAATCCCGCTTTGCATCGAGATTTCCAAGGTAGAGCTTTTTCTGGGCGCCGAGTTTGATGCGCGTCGCAGCTCGAGTGATTTTTCGAGTTACAAACGTTTCCCCCCGACGCGGTGATTCGTGATTGAACAAAATGCCGTTGCACGAATACATGTTGTAACTTCGACGATAGTTGATCGTCTGGAAAAACGCATACACCTTGGCGCAGGCATAGGGAGACTGTGGATTGAACGGTGTTGTCTCCGTTTGCGGCGTCTCCAGCACTTTGCCGAACATTTCCGACGAAGAGGCCTGATAGACTCGAACTTGCTTGTGCTTGTTCAACAATCTGGCAGCTTCGAGCACGTTCAGCGCTCCCACACCGTCGCTCATCAGCGTGTATACGGGTTGATCAAAGGAAACTCGCACATGGCTTTGAGCACCCAGGTTGTAGATTTCATCGGGCTGGATCTCTTGCACCAAATTGGTCAGAGCTTGACCGTCCGTCAGGTCGCCATAGTGCAACAACAACTGTGGATTTTCGTGGGAGTCTTGGTAGAGATGGTCGATCCGCCCGGTGGAAAAGCTACTACTGCGGCGTACGAGACCGTGAACTTTATAGCCTTTCTCCAGCAATAGTTCCGCTAAGTACGATCCATCTTGACCGGTGATGCCAGTGATTAAAGCAGATTTGTTCATGGAGCTAAAAACTTTGTCTGATTAAATTTTTTGAGAATTTCCAAGAGTACAGATAAGGGCTAGCGTTATACCGAACGCAAGCTATTGGATTCAATACGTCGCAAAAAGTCGGCATAAGTCCGGCGGACACCGTCTTCGAGGTCGGTCGTCGGCGACCAACCGGTAGACTCCAACAAGCGGATGCTGGTCAGCTTCCGTGGCGTGCCATCGGGCTTGGAGGGGTCCGTCTCAATGGCGCCTTGAAACCCCACAACTTTGGCTACCAGTCTAGCTAGTTCTAAGATGCTCCGGTCCTTGCCTGAGCCAACATTCACCCAATCTGGTGGATTTTCGAGCGACAGGAGATGCACAATAGCGTCTGCCATGTCGTCCACAAAGAGGAATTCGCGGCGTGGTTCCCCCGTTCCCCAGATGGCTACACTCGGAACATCATTCTGTTTCGCGCTGTGAAACCGGAGAATTAGGGCCGGGAGCACGTGGCTATGTTGAGGGTGATAATTGTCTCCCGGACCATACAGATTGGTGGGCATGGCCGAATGGAATAGAACCCCGTGTTGTCGGCGGTAGTATTCGCACAACTTGAGTCCGCAGATTTTCGCCAAGGCATAGGCCTCGTTGGTTTGCTCGAGAGGACCGGTCAACAATTGGTCTTCGGTAATCGGCTGATTGGCCATCCGCGGGTAGATGCATGTGCTTCCCAGAAACAGGAAACGCTTGACGCCATGTCGAAAGGCTGAGGTAATTGTAGCCAACTGAGCATTGAGATTCTCCGTCAGAAATTCAACAGGATAGGTGTTGTTCGCATGAATACCGCCAACACGTGCCGCCGCAAATACCACCATTTCCGGCCGTTCCTGCCTGAAAAAATCGTCGACTCGAACATGGTCCTCCAAGTCTAAATCAGCACGGTTGCGCGTGACCAACCGAATTCCAGGCTCAGCTTGGAGTCGCCGGCAAACTGCAGATCCCACCATCCCTCGATGGCCAGCCACATAGATTGAGGAGTATTTGAGCATACCTACACTTTTGACGAATTCAGGACCCGGCACACAACTAGTTTCTTCCCTTGAACGAACTCCGCCGGAATGCTTTCGTCTGACAACAAACATCGGTCGGAGTCTGGAATTTGCAAGAATTGAATGCTTGCCACTCTGCTCTGGTCCACATCGTAGCGGATCACTCCTGATGCTCAAATCGGATCGGCCTGAAAATCCTCGATCACCACCGAAACACCTTGTTCCATAAATCGCACGTTCACCTGCAAACGCACCTCCTTGTCACGACGCACTATAACACCTTCGTACCCCGCAAACGATCCGCTGCGAATGCGGACGCGCTGCCCCGGTTCCAGTCGACTTTCGGGCGATAGAGGGGAATCGGTCGCAATCAAGCTTCTAATTTGCCGCAGATCGGTAACCAACTCCAGCGGTTGGGGCACCGGCATAACTCGGCTGACGCTGCCTGTGCTTACCGTCTTGTACCTCGTCAGCTCATCACCGCAAACAAATACATAGTTGCCGAACAAGGGCTCGTAACTTACTCGCTTTCGCCCATTGGGAGAGCGGTAGCGTCGTTCGATAATCGGAGCGTAGAAGGGCAGGTTCAGCTTGGTCAGTTGCCGCATCAACTTCTTTTCATGTCGCGATAACGTGTACATGGCCCACCAGGGCTGACAAGTCGCCACCTCACTATCAAGCAAGTTCTCTGGATAAATGTCGGCTTCACGATTTAGGATCGGCATAACATCACTCGTTGCACGCAAGCAAATTGAAACAGAAGTTGTGCAGCTGCCCTGCCACTTGCATGCTCCCTATGGCGTGCGGACAAGTGGCCAACTGGACTCAACGACGGAACGGCCAAACCTCCTCCTACGCTGTTCTTGCATTCCACTCGCTAGCGTCTAGTCGACGAGTTTGCTTGCATTGCGTAGGCCTGAAGTCACCCAGAGACCTTTACTACCAGATCTCTGCTTCGCTGGATAGACATTTCCTGGGCACCGCACCCGGTGGCGGGCGCGTGCTCTGGCGACGTATCCCCCAGAGCACTTCCTGGTTTGAAACGGCAGAGGTTGCACCAACATCCCGCCAGCACTCCCATCGCGACAGCGATCCATGGATGCCGGGTTGGTGCACAATATTGCCGCTGCGAAATTATTGCCGCTGCGAAATTCGCCGCCGACGCCTGTACTCAATCTCCCGCTGAGCCTACCGATGCCGCAGACTCCAGTGGTGAAGAACGCTTGTACCGCTTACCCAGCGTCAAGAGGCAGGCTTAGCCACGGAGCGTGGGCACGCCAGGAACCGCAAGCTGCGGTGATTCCAGCGATTCAGAATCGGTCGGACGAGATGCCTCAGGCAGTACGAGCGACGGCGAAAGTACAAGCTCAATCTGAGGAATGAGTTCTTCCACAAATTCGATCGTTTTGCCAATCACACCGATCGAATCTCCAGACTCCGTTGGCCCCGCCAGGTCGATTCGGCCTGCAATCCTGCCGCTGAAGTGGAGCGGCAATGAAGCGGTCCAACGCTCCGCACGGTCAGGCATCTTGAGACGATGCCACGTTCCGTGAAACCCTTCCTCCAACCAGGGTACATTCAAATCCATGTGCACTTTGCATAGGCCCTCGGTGTCCGCGAACTCAACCAGCGACTGCCAAGTCGATTCCCATTGTCGCGTCCCTTGCAAGTGAACCGTTCGCTCCCTCCCAGAATCGATTCCCTCAACTGGCTGAAGCATGCTGCCCGCAAACTGCGATGCCTTGCGCATCATGAGCACCACCTCTGCGTAACCAAACGCTTTGGTGGTTACCAACATGGCAAACACCACCAATACGCTCAGCGGTGCGATCCAGTCTCGCCCGAAAATTTGACCGGCAAGAGCCCCCGATGCGGTAATCAGCGAGAGGACAGCCACGATGACCAATAGGCTTCGATCCCCTAAGCCGCGATTCTTCAACGTATGGTGCATGTGCGCGCGATCGGTCGTGTAGATCGAACGACCTGTCAACTTACGCCGAATGATCGCCATGCATGAGTCGAGTAGCGGAAGGGACAAGATCGCTAGCGGCGCGAGGAAAGCAACCGTAGCAGGCCCCTTCAACGAACAACGGATGGCCAGCGCCCCCGTTACCATCCCCACCAAGAGGCTTCCCGAGTCACCAAGGAAAATCGACGCGGGCGGGAAGTTGAAGACCAAGAACCCAATCAATGCTCCACAGAAGGCAAAGGCAATCACCGATTCGGCGAAGTTGTGATTCACCGAGGCCAGGACCCCCAACGCACCACAAATAACAGCTCCCAATGTTGAACATAAACCATCCGAGCCATCAATCAGATTGAGTGCATTGGTGGTCATCAGCAACCATAGAATACTCAGGGGAATTGCAAGCAACCCCAGTTCGATTTGATTACCAAATATCTGCAGGCTGCCGATCTTGAAGCCAGCTAACACGAGCATCGCAGCCAGCACGGTCTGCCCAAGCAGCTTTTGCCGACCTCTCAATGTCCAAATATCGTCGGCAAGTCCCAACAACCAAATGCCTACCATGGCCGACAACAGTGCCAAATAGGGGGTAATATGGGTTATCTTCAACAACGATAGGTCAAAGCTGGTCGCTGCAATTCCACCGACGATCAAGACGGAGAACAGCACTGCAGTCCCCCCCGCACGAGCGATAACTCGTCCATGTAGCTTGCGATGACCATCGGGATGATCGACAATCCCAAATCGGATTGCAAACTGTCGCACGAGAGGGGTTAACACCACTGATAGCAGAAAGCTAGCGATGAAAACCAAGGAAAGCTCAAGCATTTGTTGACTCTGTAGATCGAAAGGCAAGTTGCTTTAGCAGATCGGGCAAATCTGCCTCTTCAGAAGCCCATACTGATTCGCTGATTATTCGGCGCCAACAAATTCCGGTTGAAAGACTTAGGCAGCCAGCATCGGGCGGTCATTATATGCCGACTGTAGGGTTTTGAACACCAATTGGGGCTCGAATGGTCCTTCCGATTATCGGGTATTTAAATTACCTAACCCCACTCTCCACGTCGCCCAATTTTCCAACGAGCCGCAGGAAGCCCCCCAACAAGAGCGGCATTCACCCCGCCTGCAGAACCCCGAGCAGTGGAAAAACCAGAGGCCCAACCGCACCTCCCAT
Coding sequences within it:
- a CDS encoding UDP-glucose 6-dehydrogenase, giving the protein MKICCIGAGYVGGPTMAMIAMKCPEISVHVVDLNADRIAAWNSSELPIYEPGLDAVVQEARGRNLTFSTDVETAIAEADIVFISVNTPTKTYGIGAGRAANLEFVEKCARQIGRVAQGHTIVVEKSTLPVRTAEAVKRILSSVATEATFDVLSNPEFLAEGTAVNDLLNPDRVLIGGESAEAIQTLADIYGNWVPSERILTTNLWSSELSKLTANAFLAQRVSSINAMSALCEATGADVDEVAKAIGTDSRIGPKFLKASVGFGGSCFQKDILNLVYLCSHFGLQEVAEYWEQVVVMNDYQKRRFAESIVKTMFNTVSSKRIAIWGWAFKKDTNDTRESAAIYVCRDLLRERAQLHIYDPRVSKARILEDLEIVMRTNGDSLSNSERELIEKNVHVATTSYEAAEEAHAIAVLTEWDEFKTLDFDRVYQGMHQPAFVFDGRNILNHSKLAQIGFEVHAIGKK
- a CDS encoding GDP-L-fucose synthase family protein produces the protein MLKYSSIYVAGHRGMVGSAVCRRLQAEPGIRLVTRNRADLDLEDHVRVDDFFRQERPEMVVFAAARVGGIHANNTYPVEFLTENLNAQLATITSAFRHGVKRFLFLGSTCIYPRMANQPITEDQLLTGPLEQTNEAYALAKICGLKLCEYYRRQHGVLFHSAMPTNLYGPGDNYHPQHSHVLPALILRFHSAKQNDVPSVAIWGTGEPRREFLFVDDMADAIVHLLSLENPPDWVNVGSGKDRSILELARLVAKVVGFQGAIETDPSKPDGTPRKLTSIRLLESTGWSPTTDLEDGVRRTYADFLRRIESNSLRSV
- a CDS encoding transcription termination/antitermination NusG family protein; the protein is MPILNREADIYPENLLDSEVATCQPWWAMYTLSRHEKKLMRQLTKLNLPFYAPIIERRYRSPNGRKRVSYEPLFGNYVFVCGDELTRYKTVSTGSVSRVMPVPQPLELVTDLRQIRSLIATDSPLSPESRLEPGQRVRIRSGSFAGYEGVIVRRDKEVRLQVNVRFMEQGVSVVIEDFQADPI
- a CDS encoding asparagine synthase-related protein, translating into MNAPQTIERVVDFVDPSHNILLNMSYEEAHARVLSGDAERVGEIDGQFCIVAREGKKVRLARSIGRPLRYFLAKRAAGPCLIIAERIDQIVAALKAEGLANQFHPSYTRMVPAHHILELELVGCPDPNPQLKRFFDPQRECLPANIETIGQQYIGALAEECSRWLDAIDEQQPIGVLFSGGIDSGSLVLVLYHLLLQRGQSPARLKAFTLSVDTDGSGKLSTDAQQALAFLKPLQLEMLLEVIEVPAAAVDWRKAIGVVEDYKPLDIQAATMGLALCQEIRNRYPEWTWLVDGDGGDENLKDYPIEENPELTIRSVLNNQMLYQEGWGVSAIKHSLVFSGGQSRGHVRTFAPANVCGFQGFSPYALPKVIQVAEGIPFIELTDWQHEKLYRLKGEVVSSGVRTLTGIDMPVFEKQRFQKGAGSIEFFDRAFPKEEAAYRSEFLKQFAAV
- a CDS encoding glycosyltransferase family 4 protein; the protein is MLELSLVFIASFLLSVVLTPLVRQFAIRFGIVDHPDGHRKLHGRVIARAGGTAVLFSVLIVGGIAATSFDLSLLKITHITPYLALLSAMVGIWLLGLADDIWTLRGRQKLLGQTVLAAMLVLAGFKIGSLQIFGNQIELGLLAIPLSILWLLMTTNALNLIDGSDGLCSTLGAVICGALGVLASVNHNFAESVIAFAFCGALIGFLVFNFPPASIFLGDSGSLLVGMVTGALAIRCSLKGPATVAFLAPLAILSLPLLDSCMAIIRRKLTGRSIYTTDRAHMHHTLKNRGLGDRSLLVIVAVLSLITASGALAGQIFGRDWIAPLSVLVVFAMLVTTKAFGYAEVVLMMRKASQFAGSMLQPVEGIDSGRERTVHLQGTRQWESTWQSLVEFADTEGLCKVHMDLNVPWLEEGFHGTWHRLKMPDRAERWTASLPLHFSGRIAGRIDLAGPTESGDSIGVIGKTIEFVEELIPQIELVLSPSLVLPEASRPTDSESLESPQLAVPGVPTLRG
- the gmd gene encoding GDP-mannose 4,6-dehydratase, which encodes MNKSALITGITGQDGSYLAELLLEKGYKVHGLVRRSSSFSTGRIDHLYQDSHENPQLLLHYGDLTDGQALTNLVQEIQPDEIYNLGAQSHVRVSFDQPVYTLMSDGVGALNVLEAARLLNKHKQVRVYQASSSEMFGKVLETPQTETTPFNPQSPYACAKVYAFFQTINYRRSYNMYSCNGILFNHESPRRGETFVTRKITRAATRIKLGAQKKLYLGNLDAKRDWGFAKDYVEAMWLMLQQDAPEDFVIATGATYTIRDFLDLVFGQLDLDWNEYVEIDPRYFRPAEVDLLLGDASKAKEKLGWTPKTDLQELARIMVEHDLNLAKRELHNSGFQAS